A genomic window from Triticum urartu cultivar G1812 chromosome 7, Tu2.1, whole genome shotgun sequence includes:
- the LOC125524778 gene encoding bidirectional sugar transporter SWEET6a-like isoform X1, protein MVSADAARNVVGIIGNVISFGLFLSPTPVFWRIIKAKDVEEFKPDPYLATLLNCMLWVFYGLPIVHPNSILVVTINGIGLVIEGSYLIIFFLYSTNNKRLKMIGVLAAEAAFMVAVVLGVLLGAHTHEKRSMIVGILCVIFGTIMYASPLTIMGKVIKTKSVEYMPFTLSLVNFLNGCCWLAYALIKFDLYVTIPNGLGAFFGLMQLILYGCYYKRTPKEEKSVELPTSNPAGAGNVSVTVDR, encoded by the exons ATGGTTTCCGCCGACGCAGCTCGCAACGTCGTCGGTATCATCGGGAATGTCATCTCCTTCGGCCTCTTCCTCTCCCCTAC GCCGGTTTTCTGGCGGATCAtcaaggccaaggacgtggaggAGTTCAAGCCGGACCCCTACCTGGCGACGCTGCTCAACTGCATGCTCTGGGTCTTCTACGGCCTCCCCATCGTCCACCCCAACAGCATCCTCGTCGTCACCATCAATGGGATCGGGCTCGTCATCGAGGGATCCTacctcatcatcttcttcctctactcCACCAACAACAAGCGG CtgaagatgataggcgtgctcgCCGCCGAGGCGGCGTTCATGGTGGCCGTCGTGCTCGGCGTGCTCCTCGGTGCCCACACCCACGAGAAGCGCTCCATGATCGTCGGCATCCTCTGCGTCATCTTCGGAACCATCATGTACGCCTCCCCACTCACCATCATG GGTAAGGTGATCAAGACCAAGAGTGTGGAGTACATGCCATTCACCCTGTCGCTGGTTAACTTCCTCAACGGCTGCTGCTGGTTGGCCTACGCGCTCATCAAGTTCGACCTCTACGTCACG ATCCCCAATGGCCTCGGTGCTTTCTTCGGCCTCATGCAGCTCATCCTCTACGGCTGCTACTACAAGAGAACCCCCAAGGAGGAGAAGAGCGTCGAGCTGCCCACCAGCAACCCCGCTGGAGCCGGCAACGTCTCCGTCACCGTGGACAGATAA
- the LOC125524778 gene encoding bidirectional sugar transporter SWEET6a-like isoform X2: MVSADAARNVVGIIGNVISFGLFLSPTPVFWRIIKAKDVEEFKPDPYLATLLNCMLWVFYGLPIVHPNSILVVTINGIGLVIEGSYLIIFFLYSTNNKRVRVLAAEAAFMVAVVLGVLLGAHTHEKRSMIVGILCVIFGTIMYASPLTIMGKVIKTKSVEYMPFTLSLVNFLNGCCWLAYALIKFDLYVTIPNGLGAFFGLMQLILYGCYYKRTPKEEKSVELPTSNPAGAGNVSVTVDR; this comes from the exons ATGGTTTCCGCCGACGCAGCTCGCAACGTCGTCGGTATCATCGGGAATGTCATCTCCTTCGGCCTCTTCCTCTCCCCTAC GCCGGTTTTCTGGCGGATCAtcaaggccaaggacgtggaggAGTTCAAGCCGGACCCCTACCTGGCGACGCTGCTCAACTGCATGCTCTGGGTCTTCTACGGCCTCCCCATCGTCCACCCCAACAGCATCCTCGTCGTCACCATCAATGGGATCGGGCTCGTCATCGAGGGATCCTacctcatcatcttcttcctctactcCACCAACAACAAGCGGGTGC gcgtgctcgCCGCCGAGGCGGCGTTCATGGTGGCCGTCGTGCTCGGCGTGCTCCTCGGTGCCCACACCCACGAGAAGCGCTCCATGATCGTCGGCATCCTCTGCGTCATCTTCGGAACCATCATGTACGCCTCCCCACTCACCATCATG GGTAAGGTGATCAAGACCAAGAGTGTGGAGTACATGCCATTCACCCTGTCGCTGGTTAACTTCCTCAACGGCTGCTGCTGGTTGGCCTACGCGCTCATCAAGTTCGACCTCTACGTCACG ATCCCCAATGGCCTCGGTGCTTTCTTCGGCCTCATGCAGCTCATCCTCTACGGCTGCTACTACAAGAGAACCCCCAAGGAGGAGAAGAGCGTCGAGCTGCCCACCAGCAACCCCGCTGGAGCCGGCAACGTCTCCGTCACCGTGGACAGATAA